The following proteins are encoded in a genomic region of Fervidobacterium pennivorans DSM 9078:
- a CDS encoding DUF1576 domain-containing protein, with product MIYKFLFFMSVFFIAFGLVIGNVSIPSQIATIIKSPDYLITDYVEIAGVGGAFFNSGLLMLLFTLLLKLLRVDPTGVSIAAIMTIGGFALFGKNLFNVWPIVTGVFLYTLMVGENLRTYLYVAFFGTALAPITTHLVFGNEFNILGIVIVLFIGFFLPPIASFALTLHKGYNLYNVGFTAGFLGMFIGALLRAYDLHPEPRLIWHERNQLLLALFLFSLFFTIFLFGFKLNGWKLTSYKNILKYSGKLLTDFVLLENEAVTLMNVGILGLCGTIYVLAVGSKLNGPTIGGIMTLAGFGALGKHPKNVLPVAVGVIIGALTNSQPFNSPAMVLAVLFGTTLAPIAGEFGFLWGVVAGYLHSALVINVGSLHFGMNLYNNGFSGGFVAMFLLPIIEAFRNMRNIFLERTKGKNEE from the coding sequence GTGATTTATAAATTCCTGTTCTTTATGTCAGTTTTTTTCATAGCATTTGGATTAGTTATTGGTAACGTCAGCATACCATCACAAATTGCCACAATCATCAAATCGCCTGATTACTTGATAACGGATTATGTAGAAATTGCTGGAGTTGGTGGAGCATTCTTTAACAGCGGTTTACTTATGCTTTTATTTACATTGCTTCTCAAATTACTAAGGGTTGATCCTACTGGTGTTTCAATTGCTGCTATTATGACAATTGGTGGTTTTGCCCTATTTGGAAAAAATTTATTCAACGTTTGGCCAATAGTAACTGGTGTTTTTCTCTATACGTTAATGGTAGGCGAAAATCTCAGGACGTATCTATATGTGGCATTTTTTGGAACCGCACTGGCTCCAATAACCACTCATCTGGTATTTGGTAACGAATTTAACATATTAGGGATTGTGATAGTTTTGTTTATAGGTTTTTTTCTACCACCTATTGCAAGCTTTGCGTTAACACTTCACAAAGGGTACAATTTGTATAACGTTGGTTTCACGGCAGGATTTCTAGGAATGTTCATAGGTGCACTTTTGAGAGCATATGATCTTCACCCGGAACCAAGGTTGATATGGCATGAAAGAAATCAACTTTTATTAGCTCTTTTCTTATTTTCTTTGTTCTTTACCATTTTTCTTTTTGGATTCAAGTTGAACGGTTGGAAATTAACCAGTTACAAAAACATACTCAAGTACTCAGGAAAACTTCTAACTGATTTTGTGTTGCTGGAGAACGAAGCAGTAACTCTTATGAATGTCGGAATTCTTGGATTGTGTGGCACCATTTATGTTCTCGCAGTAGGTTCAAAGCTCAATGGTCCCACGATAGGTGGTATTATGACACTTGCTGGTTTTGGAGCTCTTGGAAAACATCCCAAAAATGTTTTGCCTGTGGCAGTAGGAGTTATTATAGGAGCTCTAACGAATTCGCAACCTTTTAATAGCCCGGCTATGGTTCTAGCTGTTCTGTTTGGAACTACTCTTGCACCGATTGCTGGAGAGTTCGGCTTTTTGTGGGGAGTTGTCGCAGGTTACTTGCATAGCGCTTTGGTTATCAATGTTGGTAGTCTACATTTCGGAATGAATCTATATAATAATGGCTTTTCTGGAGGGTTCGTTGCCATGTTCCTATTACCTATAATAGAGGCTTTTAGGAATATGAGAAATATATTTTTGGAACGAACGAAAGGAAAAAATGAGGAGTGA
- a CDS encoding cysteine hydrolase encodes MFYLERMRHPLKISKPAILVIDVQEYFFSESSPAFLRGSERVKENIRTFLKQIRQLSEELSVSTPVIATIHKGGSENMKRWWGNAVEDVWAKLAIEQELVDVVIYKDTYDAFYMTELGDILKAESVDQLIITGVMTHLCCETTARSGFIKGYEIVMVEDCLWDKDEWYHYASLKNLAHGFVVVSTSQEVIERLKLIK; translated from the coding sequence ATGTTCTACCTTGAAAGGATGCGCCATCCCCTAAAGATTTCAAAACCTGCGATTTTGGTTATTGATGTTCAAGAATACTTTTTTTCTGAGTCTTCACCAGCCTTTCTCAGAGGTAGTGAGAGAGTAAAAGAGAATATTCGCACATTTCTTAAACAAATTCGCCAGTTGTCGGAAGAACTTTCTGTGAGTACACCTGTTATAGCAACCATACATAAAGGTGGAAGCGAAAATATGAAGCGATGGTGGGGGAACGCTGTGGAAGACGTATGGGCTAAACTTGCAATAGAGCAGGAGCTGGTTGACGTTGTAATTTACAAAGATACCTACGATGCGTTTTACATGACAGAACTTGGGGATATTCTCAAGGCAGAATCAGTTGATCAGCTCATTATCACCGGTGTTATGACCCATCTTTGTTGTGAAACAACAGCACGTTCCGGATTTATTAAGGGATACGAAATTGTAATGGTCGAAGATTGTTTGTGGGACAAAGACGAGTGGTACCATTACGCATCATTGAAAAACCTGGCTCATGGATTCGTTGTTGTCTCCACAAGCCAGGAGGTTATTGAACGACTTAAACTTATCAAATAA
- a CDS encoding Mpv17/PMP22 family protein: protein MKHTIRSAQEKSPRLLFGDTLTILFFVILAILLLNDKTRTIYVNLNSSHPYILGFLKVGILATFGEILSLRISKGKYSTPVGVIYRFIVWGFLGVVFVTVFELFFSGTKALLEKQLLPYTNNARTFFQAFYTSVLMNLIFAPTFMAFHRITDAYIDLGNGNLKKIFTTKFDDVLNAIDWRFFVKFVLGKTIPFFWIPAHTVTFLLPSNYRVLVAALLSVFLGILLSFKKRSVKLAEVK from the coding sequence ATGAAGCATACCATTAGAAGTGCTCAGGAAAAAAGTCCGAGACTGCTTTTTGGTGATACTTTGACAATTTTATTTTTCGTGATACTTGCGATCCTTTTGTTAAACGATAAGACAAGAACTATATACGTAAATTTGAACTCATCACATCCTTACATCTTGGGTTTTTTGAAAGTTGGGATTTTAGCTACATTCGGCGAGATTTTATCGTTAAGAATATCGAAAGGAAAGTACTCAACACCGGTGGGTGTAATTTATAGGTTTATCGTATGGGGGTTTTTGGGCGTAGTGTTTGTTACTGTCTTTGAACTTTTCTTCTCAGGAACAAAAGCACTACTGGAAAAGCAATTGCTTCCTTATACCAACAATGCAAGAACTTTCTTTCAAGCTTTTTATACGAGCGTTCTTATGAATCTAATCTTTGCTCCTACATTCATGGCATTTCACAGAATCACAGATGCGTACATAGACCTTGGCAACGGCAATTTGAAGAAAATATTCACCACAAAATTCGATGATGTTCTAAATGCTATTGATTGGAGGTTTTTTGTGAAGTTTGTGCTTGGGAAAACTATCCCGTTCTTCTGGATCCCAGCTCACACAGTGACATTCTTACTACCTTCCAACTACAGGGTTTTAGTTGCTGCTTTGCTTTCTGTGTTCCTTGGCATTTTGCTTTCCTTTAAGAAACGTTCAGTTAAACTTGCAGAAGTTAAATAA
- the pgeF gene encoding peptidoglycan editing factor PgeF — translation MDKIKHIGNYLLKEIDGVWVSQSPLLSQFPELVHYVTTRKITRNEEHNAFSELNLAISCEDFPKHFEFFAKKVKINPERCVFSHQVHSKNVKVVTSEDIGKPYWNRKLREVDGLITNEKGLFLVTTYADCMPIIAYDPVKRVVGVAHSGWRGTLLEIAKEMILRMNEEFGSEPSEIFVSIGPSIGPNSFEVGPEVATEFLMKFGREVVKEVEEKIYVDLWKAVQLTLNSVGVFRIEFSNVDTYKHTEFFYSYRREKTKKRFAAVVGLAE, via the coding sequence ATGGATAAAATAAAGCACATTGGCAATTATTTATTGAAAGAAATTGATGGTGTTTGGGTTTCTCAATCTCCATTACTCAGCCAGTTTCCTGAACTTGTACATTATGTAACTACCAGAAAAATTACGCGCAATGAAGAACATAACGCTTTTTCTGAGCTGAACTTGGCTATCAGCTGTGAGGATTTTCCAAAGCATTTTGAGTTCTTTGCAAAAAAGGTGAAAATCAATCCTGAAAGATGTGTATTTTCACACCAAGTCCATAGCAAAAACGTCAAGGTTGTGACAAGTGAAGACATAGGAAAACCATACTGGAATAGAAAACTTCGAGAAGTTGATGGATTGATAACGAATGAGAAAGGGCTTTTTCTTGTCACCACATACGCTGATTGTATGCCTATCATTGCATACGACCCAGTAAAACGAGTTGTAGGGGTTGCACACTCTGGTTGGAGAGGTACTTTATTGGAAATTGCAAAAGAGATGATATTAAGAATGAATGAAGAATTTGGTAGTGAACCCTCAGAAATTTTTGTGTCTATTGGTCCATCAATTGGTCCAAATAGTTTTGAAGTTGGGCCAGAAGTGGCTACCGAATTTTTAATGAAGTTTGGAAGAGAGGTTGTCAAAGAAGTTGAAGAAAAGATATATGTGGACCTGTGGAAAGCAGTTCAGTTAACATTAAATTCTGTAGGGGTTTTCAGGATAGAATTCTCGAACGTGGATACATACAAACATACGGAGTTTTTCTATTCTTACCGAAGAGAAAAGACAAAAAAGCGATTTGCTGCCGTTGTTGGGTTAGCTGAGTAA
- the atoD gene encoding acetate CoA-transferase subunit alpha, with product MNLKVISFDEAVEFVKPGNTVMIGGFLGVGTPEGIIDKIVEKGIGNLTVIANDTAFEDRGVGKLVKNKLCKKVIVSHIGTNPETQRQMIAGELEVELVPQGTLAERIRAGGAGLGGILTPTGVGTVVENGKHVIEIEGKKYLLELPLKADIALIKAKKCDYYGNLVYNFTAENFNPLMAMAAEIVIVEVEEIVPVGVLAPNEIRTPGVLVDYVVVSQGVK from the coding sequence GTGAACTTGAAGGTAATATCCTTTGACGAAGCTGTTGAGTTTGTTAAACCTGGTAACACTGTTATGATTGGAGGATTCCTAGGAGTAGGCACTCCAGAAGGGATAATAGACAAAATCGTCGAAAAAGGTATTGGAAATCTCACAGTAATAGCCAACGATACCGCTTTTGAAGACCGCGGAGTTGGAAAACTTGTTAAAAACAAGCTGTGCAAGAAGGTAATAGTCTCACACATAGGAACGAACCCAGAAACGCAGAGGCAAATGATAGCAGGAGAGTTGGAAGTGGAGCTTGTTCCGCAGGGCACTTTGGCAGAACGTATTAGAGCAGGTGGTGCTGGCCTTGGAGGTATACTTACACCTACCGGCGTAGGAACTGTGGTTGAAAATGGCAAGCATGTTATTGAAATTGAAGGGAAGAAATATTTGCTTGAATTGCCCTTAAAAGCCGATATTGCACTAATAAAAGCCAAGAAGTGTGACTATTACGGCAACCTTGTTTACAACTTTACAGCCGAGAATTTCAACCCGCTGATGGCCATGGCTGCTGAAATTGTGATTGTCGAAGTTGAAGAGATCGTGCCCGTCGGAGTCTTGGCACCCAATGAGATAAGAACACCTGGAGTTCTTGTAGATTACGTCGTAGTTTCTCAGGGGGTGAAGTGA
- a CDS encoding 3-oxoacid CoA-transferase subunit B — protein MPVDPKEKIAKRVAQELKEGDLVNLGIGLPTLVANYIPKGVHIFFQSENGIIGMGPEPEKGFENKDLTNAGAGFVTAQPGAMTFDSAFSFAMIRGGHLDVTVLGGLQVDEEGHLANWMIPGKMIPGMGGAMDLVTGAKRVIVAMTHTAKGEPKIVKKCTLPLTSIRRVDLIVTELAVIRPTDEGLVLEEIAEETTLEEVLKLTEAKLIVSEKLKKF, from the coding sequence ATGCCAGTTGACCCAAAAGAAAAGATAGCAAAAAGAGTTGCTCAAGAATTAAAAGAAGGGGACCTTGTAAACCTTGGTATTGGACTCCCAACACTTGTAGCTAATTATATACCAAAAGGCGTGCATATCTTTTTCCAAAGTGAGAATGGAATAATTGGAATGGGACCGGAACCGGAGAAAGGTTTTGAGAATAAAGATTTGACAAATGCAGGAGCAGGGTTTGTTACCGCACAACCAGGAGCAATGACCTTCGATAGTGCATTTTCATTTGCAATGATTCGTGGTGGCCATTTGGATGTAACTGTTCTTGGGGGCCTTCAGGTTGATGAAGAAGGTCACCTTGCAAATTGGATGATACCGGGCAAGATGATACCAGGAATGGGTGGTGCAATGGACTTAGTTACAGGCGCAAAACGAGTTATCGTTGCTATGACCCACACAGCAAAAGGCGAACCAAAAATAGTTAAAAAGTGCACATTACCATTAACTTCCATCCGACGAGTTGACCTCATTGTGACAGAACTTGCCGTTATAAGACCAACCGACGAAGGACTCGTGCTTGAAGAAATAGCCGAAGAAACGACACTTGAAGAAGTACTTAAATTGACAGAAGCGAAATTGATAGTCTCCGAAAAGTTAAAGAAGTTTTAA
- a CDS encoding hotdog domain-containing protein, which produces MENAKNSRLPKAMIRVRMSQADAHYGGNLVDGARILQLFGDVATELLIRYDGDEGLFRAYDNVEFLAPVFAGDYIEAYGEIVEVGRTSRKMKFEAYKVIHSRPDINDSAAEVLDEPILVCKASGTCVVPKDKQRYNHEE; this is translated from the coding sequence ATGGAAAATGCAAAAAATTCACGGTTGCCAAAGGCAATGATTAGAGTTCGTATGAGCCAAGCAGATGCACACTATGGAGGAAACTTAGTTGACGGTGCAAGAATTTTGCAGCTTTTTGGAGACGTGGCTACTGAACTCTTAATCAGATACGATGGGGATGAGGGACTTTTCAGAGCGTATGACAACGTAGAGTTTCTCGCACCTGTTTTTGCCGGTGACTATATCGAGGCATATGGGGAAATTGTGGAGGTTGGTCGCACTTCAAGAAAGATGAAGTTTGAGGCCTACAAGGTCATTCATTCCAGACCGGATATAAACGATAGTGCAGCTGAAGTTTTGGATGAACCGATTCTTGTCTGTAAAGCGAGCGGAACCTGTGTTGTTCCAAAAGATAAACAGAGATACAACCACGAAGAATGA
- a CDS encoding 3-keto-5-aminohexanoate cleavage protein yields MEKLIITVAVTGAEVTREQQPNLPITPDEIAEEVYRCWQAGASIAHIHARLPDGTPTQSKEVYAEIKRKIQEKCDIIIQFSTGGAVWHTPEERIQCLDAMPEMATLSAGSCNFGNDVFMNSPSFMELLAKTMKEKGIKPEIEIFEPGMIENALRLVKKGLLELPLHFDFVLGVPGAMTGTIEDLLFLVKKIPEGCTWSVAGIGRYELPLAVHAIVMGGHVRVGFEDNIYYRKGELAKSNAQLVERIVRIAREVDREIATPDEARRILGIKKQ; encoded by the coding sequence ATGGAAAAGTTAATTATTACAGTCGCAGTCACGGGAGCAGAAGTAACAAGAGAACAACAACCTAACCTGCCAATAACACCAGATGAAATTGCAGAAGAAGTTTACAGATGCTGGCAGGCTGGAGCATCTATTGCACATATACATGCAAGATTACCGGATGGGACTCCCACTCAGTCAAAGGAAGTTTATGCCGAGATTAAACGAAAAATCCAAGAAAAATGTGACATAATCATACAGTTTTCAACGGGTGGAGCTGTGTGGCACACACCTGAAGAGCGAATCCAATGTTTAGATGCTATGCCAGAAATGGCTACGCTTTCTGCTGGTTCTTGCAACTTTGGAAACGATGTATTCATGAACTCTCCATCTTTCATGGAATTACTTGCCAAGACTATGAAAGAAAAAGGCATCAAACCGGAGATAGAAATATTCGAACCAGGGATGATAGAAAATGCTTTGAGGCTTGTTAAAAAGGGATTGTTGGAACTGCCGCTCCATTTTGATTTTGTTTTGGGGGTTCCTGGTGCAATGACTGGAACTATCGAGGATTTGTTGTTCTTAGTCAAAAAAATACCAGAGGGTTGCACATGGTCGGTGGCGGGGATTGGTAGGTACGAACTTCCACTAGCTGTCCATGCAATAGTTATGGGTGGACACGTAAGGGTAGGTTTTGAGGACAACATCTATTACAGGAAAGGCGAACTTGCAAAAAGCAATGCACAACTCGTTGAAAGGATAGTAAGGATAGCAAGAGAAGTTGATAGAGAAATCGCCACACCTGATGAAGCAAGAAGAATATTGGGTATTAAGAAACAATAA
- a CDS encoding zinc-binding dehydrogenase yields the protein MKNIKGCPFGTHRVIEPKGTLPQAATKIDNTMEIYTNELLIDVKTLNVDSASFTQIKESCHGNVECIKDTILKIVAERGKLQNPVTGSGGMLIGVVEEIGPDFPTDLKVGDKIATLVSLSLTPLRIDKILNVNVDTDQVDIEGKAILFESGIYAKLPDDIPEKLALAVLDVAGAPAQTRKLVKPGMTVCIIGGGGKSGVLCAYEAMKAAGKDGKVIVVEYSPENAKRVEELGLAHHVIIADATKPVEVYQKVMEVTGGQYCDVVINNVNVPATEMSSILITKDEGIVYFFSMATSFTRAALGAEGVGKDVTMIIGNGYTKGHAEVALNILRESKKIRELFEKLYV from the coding sequence ATGAAAAACATTAAAGGATGTCCATTTGGAACACACAGGGTTATTGAACCAAAAGGGACTCTTCCTCAAGCAGCAACAAAAATTGATAACACAATGGAAATCTACACTAACGAACTCCTAATAGATGTCAAAACCCTAAACGTAGATTCCGCTAGTTTCACGCAAATTAAAGAATCATGCCATGGAAATGTGGAATGTATCAAGGATACTATATTAAAAATCGTTGCCGAACGTGGAAAATTGCAAAACCCAGTGACAGGTTCAGGTGGTATGTTGATAGGTGTTGTTGAAGAAATAGGTCCAGACTTTCCAACAGACCTAAAGGTTGGAGATAAGATAGCAACACTCGTTTCCTTATCGCTCACTCCTTTGAGGATAGATAAGATACTTAATGTAAATGTTGATACCGACCAAGTGGACATAGAAGGTAAAGCGATCTTATTTGAAAGTGGTATTTACGCTAAGTTGCCTGATGATATACCAGAAAAGCTCGCGTTAGCAGTTTTAGACGTAGCAGGTGCTCCAGCTCAAACACGCAAGTTGGTCAAACCAGGGATGACAGTCTGTATTATTGGTGGCGGTGGAAAATCAGGTGTGCTTTGCGCGTATGAGGCGATGAAAGCTGCTGGTAAAGATGGGAAGGTCATAGTTGTCGAATACTCACCAGAAAACGCAAAAAGGGTAGAAGAGCTCGGTCTTGCACACCATGTTATCATAGCGGATGCTACAAAGCCAGTTGAAGTTTATCAGAAAGTCATGGAAGTTACCGGTGGGCAGTACTGTGATGTAGTAATCAACAACGTTAATGTGCCAGCTACCGAGATGTCCTCAATTCTTATCACAAAAGATGAAGGTATTGTTTACTTCTTCAGCATGGCAACATCTTTCACAAGAGCTGCACTCGGTGCTGAAGGTGTAGGGAAAGATGTGACGATGATAATAGGAAACGGTTACACGAAAGGTCATGCAGAAGTGGCCTTGAATATACTCAGGGAATCGAAGAAGATAAGAGAACTATTTGAGAAATTGTATGTCTAA
- the ablA gene encoding lysine 2,3-aminomutase, with protein sequence MARHFKEIPLWRNVTEEEWNDWKWQLRNRIMDVDTLKQVINLTPEEEEGVRNALKTLRMAITPYYASLMDPDNPKCPIRRQAVPTVKELYVSPWDMTDPLHEDEDSPVPGLTHRYPDRVLMLITDMCSMYCRHCTRRRFAGQHDRARTKQEIDAMIEYIRETPQVRDVLLSGGDALLVGIEMLEYILKELRKIKHVEIIRIGTRAPVVLPQIVTPELTNMLKKYHPIWLNTHFNHPKEITPESSRACEMLADAGIPLGNQTVLLRGVNDSPYIMMELVHQLVKIRVRPYYIYQCDLSMGLTHFRTSIKKGLEIMEALIGHTSGFCVPSFVVDAPAGGGKIRVMPNYVISMSDHTVILRNYEGVIVAYHEPEDTTSDVDDSEYRAKYKFSGVASLFTDKKISIEPAHLERHERIKEWKEKKGGKENEH encoded by the coding sequence ATGGCGAGACATTTTAAAGAAATTCCACTTTGGAGAAACGTTACGGAAGAAGAATGGAACGACTGGAAATGGCAACTAAGAAACAGGATAATGGATGTCGACACATTGAAGCAGGTTATAAACCTTACACCCGAAGAAGAAGAAGGTGTAAGGAACGCTTTGAAAACCCTGAGAATGGCGATAACACCGTATTACGCAAGTTTAATGGACCCAGATAATCCAAAGTGTCCAATAAGACGCCAAGCCGTTCCAACTGTAAAAGAACTTTACGTATCCCCATGGGACATGACAGACCCGCTCCACGAAGACGAGGATTCACCAGTACCTGGGCTTACTCACAGGTATCCTGACAGAGTTTTGATGCTTATTACCGATATGTGCTCAATGTACTGTAGACACTGTACACGTCGAAGATTCGCGGGTCAACACGACCGGGCAAGAACAAAGCAGGAAATCGATGCCATGATTGAATACATCAGAGAAACACCTCAGGTAAGAGATGTGCTTTTGTCCGGTGGCGATGCCCTACTGGTTGGAATTGAGATGCTTGAATACATTCTTAAAGAGCTCAGAAAAATCAAACACGTTGAGATAATAAGGATAGGAACAAGAGCACCTGTTGTCTTACCACAAATCGTGACTCCAGAATTAACTAACATGCTTAAAAAGTATCATCCAATTTGGTTAAATACACACTTTAACCACCCAAAAGAGATAACACCTGAATCATCAAGGGCATGTGAGATGTTGGCTGATGCAGGTATACCGTTGGGTAACCAAACCGTGCTTTTGAGAGGTGTCAACGACAGCCCATACATTATGATGGAGCTGGTTCACCAGCTTGTAAAAATAAGGGTCAGACCATACTATATTTACCAATGCGATCTATCTATGGGATTAACACATTTCAGAACCTCTATAAAGAAAGGTTTAGAAATAATGGAAGCGCTTATAGGTCACACATCCGGCTTTTGTGTTCCTTCTTTTGTTGTTGATGCACCAGCTGGCGGTGGAAAGATAAGAGTTATGCCAAACTACGTCATATCCATGTCCGACCACACGGTTATACTGAGAAACTACGAAGGTGTCATCGTTGCTTACCACGAACCTGAAGATACCACTAGTGATGTTGATGACTCAGAATACAGGGCAAAATACAAATTCTCGGGTGTTGCTAGCCTATTTACAGACAAAAAGATAAGTATCGAACCGGCACATCTTGAAAGACATGAAAGGATTAAGGAATGGAAAGAGAAAAAAGGAGGCAAGGAGAATGAACATTGA
- a CDS encoding MaoC family dehydratase, translating to MNIDDIYVGQVYEVKRIVTDEMVKLFAEATGDKNPVHLDEEYAKNTIFGGRIAHGILSLGIISSVLGMEFPGAGTIYLMQNAKFKRPVYIGEEVTVKLIVKEIDREKRRVLLETYVVKENGENAIEGEALVKI from the coding sequence ATGAACATTGATGATATTTACGTTGGTCAGGTTTACGAAGTGAAGAGAATTGTAACAGATGAGATGGTTAAGCTCTTTGCCGAAGCTACAGGTGATAAAAACCCTGTGCATCTTGACGAAGAATACGCCAAGAATACCATCTTCGGTGGGAGGATAGCGCACGGCATTCTATCACTTGGAATTATCTCATCTGTCCTCGGTATGGAATTCCCAGGCGCAGGGACAATTTACTTAATGCAAAATGCCAAGTTTAAAAGACCTGTTTACATCGGAGAAGAGGTCACTGTAAAGCTTATAGTCAAAGAAATCGATAGAGAAAAACGAAGAGTACTATTGGAAACCTACGTTGTAAAAGAAAATGGTGAAAATGCTATCGAAGGTGAGGCACTGGTAAAGATTTGA
- a CDS encoding MutS-related protein: MSLKTIPPKREDFERLTGYEYIKNKLNPKTQMGQKYFKHIQPMTYEHILEHFDDTAFVIRLIEREAKLIADIEHDLECILDVSRTIEKITNSEILDEIELFELKNFVLVAQEIRNKTQQVFSSHERFSLPDLEEVIDLLDPERLRLPTFYIYDAYDERLSQIRKQKRELLQKKNAKDDNLKERESIEDVVLQLTEQERSVENEVLERLSKKLWNFADLLEKALQKIKYLDIILAKAKLSVELELSKPIVHSKDHELQNIRITGMFNPQLKEELAKHGKSYQPVDVTIKRGVTVIVGANMSGKSVVLRTVALIQYMALLGFFVPAKHAELPFLELIALVTEDFQRPLSGLSSFASEITLIDSAYRDSQNTSALILIDEPARTTNPYEGTAIVNALVKCFEKTKSFVVIVTHFDDVECHTRFRVKGLKEDALKNIQSVNDIQELMDYELIPDDGKTVPKEAIRVMDLLGVSKDIVSQALKLLDRHSEEYK, translated from the coding sequence ATGTCACTTAAAACAATTCCTCCCAAAAGGGAAGACTTTGAAAGATTAACAGGGTATGAGTACATTAAAAATAAACTTAATCCCAAAACACAGATGGGACAAAAATACTTTAAACACATTCAACCGATGACTTACGAGCATATACTCGAGCACTTTGATGATACCGCATTTGTCATACGCTTGATTGAACGTGAAGCTAAATTAATCGCTGATATTGAACATGATTTAGAATGCATCCTTGATGTTTCAAGAACGATAGAGAAAATAACAAACAGCGAAATACTTGATGAGATAGAACTGTTCGAATTGAAGAATTTCGTTCTTGTTGCACAGGAAATCAGAAATAAAACCCAGCAGGTGTTTTCTAGTCATGAACGTTTTTCATTGCCCGATTTAGAAGAAGTAATAGACCTTCTTGACCCTGAACGCCTCAGACTCCCGACGTTTTACATTTACGATGCTTACGACGAACGTCTTTCTCAAATCAGGAAACAGAAAAGAGAGTTATTACAAAAGAAAAATGCAAAGGATGATAATTTAAAAGAACGAGAAAGTATTGAAGACGTTGTTCTTCAATTAACAGAGCAGGAAAGAAGTGTAGAAAACGAAGTATTAGAAAGGCTATCTAAAAAACTTTGGAATTTCGCTGATTTATTGGAAAAAGCTCTTCAAAAAATTAAATATCTCGATATCATACTCGCAAAAGCTAAGCTATCGGTAGAGTTAGAACTTTCAAAGCCAATTGTACATAGTAAAGACCACGAGCTCCAGAACATACGAATAACTGGAATGTTTAACCCCCAATTAAAAGAAGAGCTTGCAAAACATGGCAAAAGCTACCAACCTGTTGATGTAACGATTAAGCGTGGGGTTACTGTGATTGTTGGAGCGAATATGTCAGGTAAAAGTGTGGTCTTAAGAACTGTTGCATTAATTCAATACATGGCACTCTTAGGATTTTTTGTACCGGCAAAACATGCAGAACTTCCGTTTTTGGAACTCATAGCACTTGTAACTGAGGATTTTCAGCGACCATTGAGCGGACTTTCCTCGTTCGCTTCGGAGATAACTTTAATAGATAGCGCGTACAGAGATTCTCAGAATACTTCTGCACTTATACTGATAGACGAGCCTGCAAGAACCACAAATCCATACGAAGGTACAGCAATAGTTAACGCACTTGTAAAATGCTTTGAAAAAACAAAAAGCTTTGTAGTGATAGTTACTCACTTTGATGATGTTGAATGTCATACACGTTTCAGAGTCAAAGGTTTAAAGGAAGATGCACTGAAAAATATCCAATCAGTTAACGACATACAAGAACTGATGGATTATGAACTCATTCCCGATGATGGAAAGACAGTTCCAAAAGAAGCTATAAGAGTGATGGATTTGTTAGGCGTGAGCAAAGATATAGTATCGCAAGCATTGAAACTCTTGGACAGACATTCCGAAGAATACAAATAA